A genomic region of Kluyveromyces marxianus DMKU3-1042 DNA, complete genome, chromosome 5 contains the following coding sequences:
- the DIP2 gene encoding snoRNA-binding rRNA-processing protein DIP2 produces MVKSYQRFEQSAVFGLISTSSQSVYLPANNSTSGRLITGALENLEIWTLKTNEVEVMSDGLPIGAVDSKLARPAVVTAMCFHKETGLLCVGYDDGVIKVWDLLSKSVLMQFNGHNSGITVLRLDSEGTRLVSGSKDSDLIIWDLVGEVGLMKLRSHKDAITGVWVDEKMDWLVSVAKDGLIKVWDLKAGGQCIETHMAHTGQCWSMAVNEEVIITTSMDSQVKVWELDLEKPNGNKVVERGSFETESKQRGVATDFITAPNGTRFFFVQNNDKTVEIFRIRPSDEVSKALKKREKRLRDKGASEEEIQEAINPNDVGVLFHPFSTIRSAYKVKSTNWIHASNSKLELVLTTSNNTIETYQVAYAKRDAEPPVKRYNVELQGHRTDIRSMDISDDGKLLSTASNGELKVWNLMTKKCIRTFACGYALCSKLLPGGTLVVVGTRQGEIQLFDLASSTLLTTIEAHSAAIWSLDLTSNGKRLVTGSADKSCKFWDFEVIQQLVPGTKDKYLPQLNLIHDTTLELTDDILSVKISPDDRYLAVSLLDNTVKVFFLDSLKFYLSLYGHKLPVLSIDISVDSKMIITSSADKNIKIWGLDFGDCHKSIFAHQDSIMSVKFEADTHNFFSCGKDGVVKRWDGDKFDCIQKLNGHQSEVWCIAVSRDGRTVVSTSHDHSIRVWQETDDQVFLEEEKEREMEEEYEETLLKSLEGGSGDDQFLKDKKSTEDGSVDEVTGVNKQTLESLKAGERLMEALDLGVAEIESWEAYEKQLKTWKKKKSGEAPVKPQGNAILIAMKTKPEKYILDTLAKIKPSQLEDSLLVLPFSYVIKFFKFFDVIMLQKDLVLSHLSLVCKILFFIVRNNNKELVAQKNEELKQRIERVKNSIRSMLQKNADDLGFNIAGLKFIKQQWNLRHNLEFTDDYEQLEHEKKTAKKRVFETVR; encoded by the coding sequence GATTGATCACTGGTGCACTTGAAAACCTTGAGATATGGACTTTAAAGACTAATGAAGTGGAGGTTATGAGCGATGGATTGCCTATTGGTGCCGTTGACTCAAAACTTGCTAGACCTGCGGTTGTAACTGCGATGTGTTTTCATAAGGAAACAGGGTTACTCTGTGTGGGTTACGACGATGGTGTGATCAAAGTGTGGGATTTACTTTCAAAGAGTGTTCTCATGCAGTTCAATGGACACAACAGTGGTATTACAGTTTTGAGACTTGATTCTGAGGGTACCAGGTTGGTTTCTGGTAGTAAAGATAGTGATTTGATTATCTGGGATCTAGTTGGCGAAGTTGGGTTGATGAAGCTCAGGTCTCATAAGGATGCCATTACCGGCGTGTGGGTCGATGAAAAGATGGATTGGTTAGTAAGTGTTGCCAAGGATGGTCTTATCAAAGTTTGGGATCTTAAGGCTGGTGGACAGTGTATTGAAACTCATATGGCACACACCGGTCAATGTTGGTCCATGGCAGTTAATGAAgaagtaataataacaacatcaaTGGATTCGCAGGTGAAAGTCTGGGAACTTGATCTTGAGAAGCCAAACGGAAACAAAGTAGTTGAACGTGGCTCTTTCGAAACTGAGAGCAAGCAAAGAGGTGTGGCTACTGATTTCATCACAGCACCAAATGGAACTagatttttctttgttcagAACAACGATAAAACGGTGGAGATATTCCGTATAAGACCAAGCGATGAGGTTTCAAAGGCTTTGAAAAAACGTGAAAAAAGACTCAGAGATAAAGGAGCAtcggaagaagaaattcagGAAGCTATTAATCCAAACGACGTTGGTGTGCTATTCCATCCCTTCTCAACTATTCGTTCCGCTTATAAAGTAAAGTCTACTAATTGGATACATGCTAGTAATAGCAAGTTGGAGTTGGTGCTTACAACATCAAACAACACGATAGAAACTTACCAAGTTGCATACGCTAAAAGGGATGCTGAACCACCAGTGAAGAGATATAATGTTGAGCTTCAAGGTCACAGAACTGATATTAGATCTATGGATATCAGTGATGATGGCAAACTTTTGAGTACTGCATCTAACGGGGAATTGAAGGTATGGAATTTAATGACTAAAAAGTGTATCAGAACCTTTGCTTGTGGTTATGCCCTATGTTCTAAGCTACTACCTGGTGGGACATTAGTCGTGGTCGGTACAAGACAAGGTGAAATTCAACTATTCGACTTGGCTAGTTCGACACTTTTGACTACTATCGAGGCACACTCTGCAGCAATCTGGTCTTTGGATCTAACTAGTAATGGTAAAAGATTAGTTACCGGATCTGCCGATAAAAGTTGTAAATTCTGGGATTTTGAAGTCATTCAACAATTAGTACCTGGAACTAAGGATAAATACCTTCCACAACTAAACTTGATCCATGATACCACATTAGAACTTACAGACGATATTTTATCCGTCAAAATATCTCCTGATGACAGGTACCTTGCAGTGTCTCTACTAGATAACACTGTGAAggtctttttcttggattcACTAAAGTTCTACTTAAGTCTCTACGGTCATAAGTTACCTGTTCTATCCATCGACATTTCTGTCGACTCTAAGATGATCATCACTTCTTCTGCCGACAAAAACATTAAGATTTGGGGTTTAGACTTCGGTGATTGTCACAAATCTATTTTTGCTCACCAAGACTCGATTATGTCTGTCAAATTCGAAGCAGATACACATAATTTCTTCAGTTGTGGTAAAGACGGTGTTGTGAAAAGATGGGATGGTGATAAGTTTGACTGTATTCAAAAGCTAAATGGACACCAAAGTGAAGTATGGTGCATTGCAGTGTCTCGAGATGGTCGTACCGTCGTTTCTACATCGCATGACCACAGTATCAGAGTATGGCAAGAAACCGATGATCAagttttcttggaagaagagaaggaaagagaGATGGAGGAAGAATACGAAGAAACACTATTGAAATCCTTGGAGGGTGGATCTGGTGATGAtcaattcttgaaggaTAAGAAGAGTACGGAAGACGGGTCAGTAGATGAAGTTACTGGTGTAAATAAGCAAACGCTTGAGTCTTTAAAGGCTGGTGAAAGGTTAATGGAAGCTTTAGATCTCGGTGTCGCAGAAATTGAATCATGGGAAGCGTATGAGAAGCAATTGAAAAcatggaagaagaagaagagtggCGAGGCCCCTGTCAAACCACAAGGTAATGCTATTCTAATCGCTATGAAGACCAAACCagagaaatatatattggATACTTTGGCAAAAATCAAACCATCACAATTAGAGGACTCCCTACTTGTGCTTCCGTTTTCCTACGTtatcaaattcttcaagttctttgaTGTAATCATGTTGCAAAAAgatcttgttctttctcACTTGAGCTTGGTCTGCAAAATATTGTTCTTCATTGTTCGtaataacaacaaagaATTAGTAGCCCAAAAGAACGAAGAgttaaaacaaagaatcGAAAGAGTTAAAAACAGTATCAGATCAATGTTACAAAAGAATGCCGATGATCTTGGATTTAATATTGCAGGTTTAAAGTTCATCAAGCAACAATGGAACCTCAGACACAATCTTGAATTCACTGACGATTATGAGCAATTGGAAcacgaaaagaaaacagcaAAGAAGAGAGTTTTTGAAACTGTTCGATAA